The proteins below come from a single Cupriavidus pauculus genomic window:
- a CDS encoding GntR family transcriptional regulator has translation MATTSRSQPMHQTIRNVLRDEILTGVLQGGAVLRQDQLATRFGASRIPVREALRQLESEGLVVYRANRGATVTRMNVEQICELLDIRVALECHAARLGVPNMVERDFDAMDKILDAYEASTDINEWAEYNRRFHLALSAPANNRRLRRLIEEYCLNTDRYTHVAMSIATGKDKPMSDHRRLVEACRRRDIPAVVSLLEEHIMDTRRELMANERAAEVDERDEPI, from the coding sequence ATGGCCACCACTTCCCGGTCGCAACCGATGCACCAGACGATCCGGAACGTTCTCCGAGATGAAATCCTGACGGGGGTGTTGCAGGGCGGCGCCGTGTTGCGCCAGGACCAGTTGGCCACGCGGTTCGGCGCGAGCCGCATCCCGGTGCGCGAGGCGCTGCGCCAGCTGGAGTCGGAGGGGCTGGTGGTCTATCGCGCGAACCGCGGCGCCACGGTCACGCGCATGAACGTCGAGCAGATCTGCGAACTGCTCGACATCCGCGTGGCGCTGGAATGTCATGCGGCACGCCTGGGCGTGCCGAACATGGTGGAGCGCGACTTCGATGCGATGGACAAGATCCTCGATGCCTACGAGGCGTCGACGGACATCAACGAATGGGCTGAGTACAACCGGCGATTCCACCTGGCGCTATCGGCGCCGGCCAACAATCGCCGGCTGCGGCGATTGATCGAGGAGTATTGCCTGAACACGGACCGGTACACGCACGTCGCCATGTCCATCGCCACCGGCAAGGACAAGCCGATGAGCGATCACCGCCGGCTGGTCGAGGCCTGCCGGCGACGCGACATACCGGCCGTGGTGTCCCTGCTCGAGGAACACATCATGGACACCAGGCGCGAGCTCATGGCCAACGAGCGCGCGGCGGAAGTCGATGAGCGCGACGAGCCAATCTGA
- a CDS encoding ABC transporter substrate-binding protein: MSLLPRPALSLLAVAVSLCSVVPAAIAQDANEVRMGAVLSLTGSNATVGEDVRRAVALAVDQVNARGGVMGKKFGVIVEDSNGNATTALNAARKLVSVDKVPVVIGEYSSGITLPMAQYLVKEGVTHINIASTSIKVRDLGATSFNLIGLENLGNRFSAADTWALGYRKVAIIAPNNAYGQGVAAGYKEEFEKLGGKIVAEVLYTQGQSTYRRELQQIARATPDAYIYTAYGQESAIINREAFELGLRAQPWYAILLSMSLSDTPPQIAKGQLGMEVGSVQGTAGKAYTDAFAAKYKEGPKTSYTGYAYDAVLMTAAAIEKAKSTDPAAVQAALKAVGKNYQGVTGPITFDENRQRIDPPYAKLKFDDKVVPR; this comes from the coding sequence ATGTCTTTGCTGCCTCGCCCAGCCCTGAGCCTGCTGGCGGTTGCTGTTTCGTTGTGTTCCGTGGTGCCAGCCGCCATCGCGCAGGATGCGAATGAAGTCCGGATGGGCGCCGTGTTGTCGCTGACCGGCTCCAATGCCACCGTGGGGGAAGACGTGCGCCGCGCCGTGGCCCTGGCCGTCGATCAGGTCAACGCCAGGGGCGGAGTGATGGGCAAGAAATTCGGCGTGATCGTCGAAGACTCGAATGGCAATGCCACCACCGCGCTGAATGCCGCGCGCAAGCTGGTCTCGGTAGACAAAGTGCCGGTAGTGATCGGCGAATACTCGTCGGGTATCACGTTGCCCATGGCTCAATATCTGGTCAAAGAGGGCGTGACCCACATCAACATCGCCAGCACGAGCATCAAGGTGCGCGACCTGGGTGCCACCTCGTTCAATCTCATCGGGCTGGAGAACCTTGGCAATCGCTTCTCCGCGGCCGACACCTGGGCGCTCGGCTACCGGAAGGTTGCGATCATCGCCCCCAACAACGCGTACGGACAGGGCGTGGCCGCCGGATACAAGGAAGAGTTCGAGAAGCTGGGCGGCAAGATCGTCGCCGAAGTGCTCTACACGCAAGGCCAGTCGACGTATCGCCGCGAGCTGCAGCAGATCGCGCGCGCCACCCCGGATGCCTACATCTATACGGCCTATGGCCAGGAATCGGCGATCATCAATCGCGAAGCATTCGAGCTCGGACTGCGCGCCCAGCCGTGGTACGCCATCCTGCTCAGCATGAGCCTGTCCGACACGCCGCCCCAGATCGCCAAGGGCCAGCTCGGCATGGAGGTTGGATCGGTGCAGGGTACCGCCGGCAAGGCCTATACGGACGCCTTCGCGGCGAAGTACAAGGAAGGTCCGAAGACCTCTTATACGGGTTACGCCTACGACGCCGTGCTGATGACGGCCGCTGCCATCGAGAAGGCAAAGTCGACGGATCCGGCCGCGGTGCAGGCAGCGCTGAAAGCCGTGGGCAAGAACTACCAGGGCGTGACGGGCCCGATCACCTTCGACGAGAACCGCCAGCGCATCGATCCGCCATACGCGAAGCTGAAGTTCGACGACAAGGTGGTGCCGCGCTAA
- a CDS encoding branched-chain amino acid ABC transporter permease, which produces MFQFLIDTLLRASDLALIALGLSMVYSLVKFPNIAHVQYAMLGAYLTWTLHASGVPLALAIALAALATGALTLATHLLVFRRLLRSGPAIAMIGSLAVSMLVVAVAQGLAGSFPKMFNLPLEAPLVVFGARLTHTQLWFVSATLLLLALYASLLFYTRVGRAMRALACNPALAAASGLNAARLTQLAVFGSGAVAGFGGSMLALSTGAHVNLGHDLLLPVFAAAILGGLGNPLGAVAGAVLIALTETVVTNLDFGWAVGKTIAFLPASYIGAASFLILLLALLFKPYGLFDREVRRV; this is translated from the coding sequence ATGTTCCAATTCCTGATCGACACGCTCCTCCGTGCGTCGGACCTTGCGCTCATCGCGCTCGGCCTCAGCATGGTGTACAGCCTCGTCAAGTTTCCCAACATCGCCCATGTGCAATACGCCATGCTGGGTGCGTACCTCACGTGGACACTGCATGCCAGCGGGGTTCCCCTCGCGCTGGCCATCGCGCTGGCCGCGCTCGCCACGGGCGCGCTGACGCTGGCCACGCATCTGCTGGTGTTCCGCCGACTGCTGCGGTCCGGGCCGGCCATTGCCATGATCGGCTCGCTCGCGGTCTCCATGCTCGTGGTGGCCGTCGCACAAGGCCTGGCGGGCTCGTTCCCGAAGATGTTCAACCTGCCGCTCGAGGCGCCCCTCGTGGTGTTCGGCGCGCGCCTGACTCACACGCAATTGTGGTTCGTCAGCGCGACGCTGTTGCTGCTCGCGTTGTACGCGTCGCTGCTCTTCTACACACGGGTCGGCCGCGCGATGCGCGCGCTGGCGTGCAACCCCGCGCTGGCCGCGGCCTCGGGCCTGAATGCCGCCCGGCTGACGCAGCTTGCCGTATTCGGAAGCGGCGCCGTAGCGGGCTTCGGCGGCAGCATGCTGGCGTTGTCGACCGGCGCACACGTGAACCTCGGCCACGACCTGCTTCTGCCGGTGTTCGCGGCCGCCATTCTCGGCGGCCTCGGCAACCCGCTTGGCGCGGTCGCGGGCGCGGTACTGATCGCGCTGACCGAAACCGTGGTGACCAACCTCGATTTTGGTTGGGCGGTCGGCAAGACGATCGCCTTCCTGCCGGCGTCGTATATCGGCGCGGCATCGTTCCTCATCCTGCTGCTGGCCTTGCTGTTCAAGCCCTACGGCCTGTTCGACCGCGAGGTGCGCCGTGTTTGA
- a CDS encoding branched-chain amino acid ABC transporter permease — translation MFDFLISSLTLAGIYAMMALGLNLQAGYAGLLNFGHIAFAGLGAYATGIALQAGWPPLAGVAGGMLLAMLLGWCMARLGRKLGSDYWGIATLAIAEILRTVALNEDWLTGGANGISGLSSPFDALGRPWNALAFLIIVAVAAGGLALLCRRLGNGRFGRALRLMREEPQLAACLGYNTSVLKARAVMSGAALTALAGSFYVYYMGFVGPDYMLASETFMLWTMLMIGGLGNTAGVLVGVVLVQAAYALVPFAKDYLHFSSDLAGAMRLGLVGLILLACLLWRSEGLVPERLRKIA, via the coding sequence GTGTTTGATTTCCTCATCTCTTCCCTCACGCTGGCCGGCATCTACGCCATGATGGCGCTCGGCCTCAACCTGCAGGCTGGCTACGCGGGCCTGCTCAACTTCGGGCATATCGCATTCGCGGGGCTCGGCGCCTACGCCACGGGCATCGCGCTGCAGGCGGGTTGGCCACCGCTCGCGGGTGTTGCCGGCGGCATGCTGCTGGCGATGCTGTTGGGCTGGTGCATGGCCAGGCTCGGACGCAAGCTCGGGTCGGACTACTGGGGCATCGCCACGCTCGCCATCGCGGAGATCCTGCGCACGGTGGCGCTCAACGAGGACTGGCTCACCGGCGGCGCCAATGGCATCAGCGGGTTGTCCTCCCCGTTCGATGCGCTGGGGCGCCCATGGAATGCCCTTGCCTTCCTGATCATCGTGGCGGTGGCCGCGGGTGGGCTTGCGCTCCTGTGCCGACGGCTTGGCAATGGCCGCTTCGGGCGTGCGCTGCGACTGATGCGGGAGGAGCCGCAACTCGCTGCCTGCCTCGGTTACAACACGTCGGTGCTGAAAGCCCGCGCCGTGATGTCCGGCGCCGCGCTGACCGCGCTCGCAGGCAGCTTCTACGTCTATTACATGGGCTTCGTCGGTCCCGATTACATGCTTGCATCGGAGACGTTCATGCTCTGGACCATGCTGATGATCGGCGGCCTGGGCAATACCGCCGGCGTGCTGGTAGGCGTGGTGCTCGTGCAGGCCGCTTACGCGCTGGTGCCTTTCGCCAAGGATTACCTGCATTTCAGTTCGGACCTTGCTGGCGCCATGCGGCTGGGTCTGGTGGGACTGATTCTGCTTGCCTGCCTGTTGTGGCGCTCCGAGGGCCTGGTCCCCGAACGACTGAGGAAGATCGCATGA
- a CDS encoding ABC transporter ATP-binding protein, producing MTIAANETAQKTRTLLDVRGVAKAFGGNKVLQDVSFGIGAGEIVGLLGPNGSGKSTLPNTITGFETIDKGSIHFAGRPIDRLPAHKIVSDGIGRTFQLPSMPTKMSVIEVAMAAAIEHAGFWGTLLNTPATRAAERDARERADALLDELLLTRVRDLPAAALSGGQKKLLGIVCALMLRPKMLMLDEPTAGVHPNLRRDIVSALQRLNTQGMTIVIVEHDMHFIRDVCTRCVVLDRGHIVASCAPTELASNPRVLEAYLGGAAAAQNQMESA from the coding sequence ATGACCATCGCAGCCAACGAAACGGCACAGAAGACTCGGACGCTGCTCGACGTGCGCGGCGTAGCCAAGGCATTCGGCGGCAACAAGGTGTTGCAGGATGTGAGCTTCGGCATCGGCGCTGGCGAAATCGTCGGATTGCTGGGGCCCAACGGCTCAGGAAAAAGCACGCTGCCCAATACGATCACGGGCTTCGAAACCATCGACAAAGGATCGATTCATTTCGCGGGCAGGCCGATCGACCGCTTGCCCGCGCACAAGATCGTGTCGGACGGCATCGGCCGCACCTTCCAGTTGCCCTCCATGCCGACGAAGATGTCGGTCATCGAGGTGGCCATGGCAGCGGCAATCGAACACGCCGGCTTCTGGGGCACCCTGCTGAATACACCCGCCACCCGCGCCGCCGAGCGTGACGCGCGCGAGCGTGCCGATGCGCTGCTCGACGAGTTGTTGCTCACGCGCGTGCGCGATCTGCCCGCCGCCGCGCTGTCCGGCGGCCAGAAGAAGCTGCTCGGCATCGTCTGCGCGCTCATGCTGCGCCCGAAGATGCTGATGCTCGACGAGCCGACGGCGGGGGTTCACCCCAATCTGCGGCGCGACATCGTAAGTGCGCTCCAGCGCCTCAACACGCAAGGCATGACCATTGTCATCGTCGAGCACGACATGCATTTCATCCGCGACGTCTGCACGCGCTGCGTGGTCCTCGACCGCGGTCACATCGTGGCAAGCTGCGCGCCGACCGAGCTAGCCAGCAACCCACGCGTCCTCGAAGCGTATCTTGGCGGCGCCGCCGCGGCGCAGAATCAAATGGAGTCCGCATGA
- a CDS encoding ABC transporter ATP-binding protein, whose product MIEVNNVVAGYTPEVDILRGMTLHANHAEIVTLLGPNGCGKSTLLKTVAGFLLPRTGSVTIDGKDVSREPVHHKVRHGGVGFVPQTDNVFSALSVRENLLIGGQFLPEREVRARVDELCELYPVLRRKLNAPAASMSGGERQILALARALMPRPRLLLLDEPSAGLSPKVLLEVFEAIRHVRAKEEVTILMVEQNAMEALRISDRAYVLSLGAVALTGDAGALMADPKVRELYLGGRAD is encoded by the coding sequence ATGATCGAAGTCAACAATGTCGTCGCGGGCTATACGCCCGAGGTCGACATCCTGCGCGGCATGACACTGCACGCGAACCATGCCGAGATCGTCACGCTCCTGGGCCCCAACGGTTGCGGCAAATCGACACTGCTCAAGACCGTTGCCGGCTTCCTGCTGCCACGAACCGGTTCGGTCACCATCGACGGCAAGGATGTGTCGCGCGAACCCGTGCACCACAAGGTGCGGCACGGCGGCGTGGGCTTCGTCCCACAGACCGACAACGTGTTCAGCGCACTGAGTGTGCGCGAGAACCTGCTGATCGGCGGGCAGTTTCTTCCCGAGCGCGAAGTGCGGGCGCGCGTGGACGAACTCTGCGAACTCTATCCGGTACTCCGTCGCAAGCTGAACGCACCGGCCGCGTCGATGTCCGGCGGCGAGCGGCAGATCCTGGCGCTCGCCCGCGCGCTGATGCCACGCCCGCGCCTGCTGCTGCTCGACGAACCGTCCGCCGGGCTCTCCCCCAAGGTATTGCTCGAGGTATTCGAGGCGATCCGGCACGTGAGAGCGAAGGAGGAAGTCACGATCCTGATGGTGGAGCAGAACGCCATGGAGGCGTTGCGCATTTCTGACCGCGCCTACGTGCTGTCGCTCGGCGCGGTGGCGTTGACTGGCGATGCCGGCGCGCTGATGGCGGACCCGAAGGTGCGCGAGCTGTACCTCGGTGGCCGCGCCGATTGA
- the proC gene encoding pyrroline-5-carboxylate reductase, with protein MERNLNVAFVGGGSMATALIGGLVKGGLPPESIHVVDPVAAARTHLADAFGVSTAEAPCKRLGRCDMVVWAVKPQHLAVAAVQAASFTANALHVSVAAGVDVATLQRWLGAARVVRAMPNTPALIGMGITGLFAADEVSANDRSQVEMLVASTGRFVWVSEERLIDAVTAVSGSGPAYVFYVMESMVRAGVEMGLSNQQAAELVGATVAGAAALAAQSNEPLESLRARVTSRGGTTFAAIESLQSAGLQQTFIDAMWAANRRAADLSAQQATRQ; from the coding sequence ATGGAACGGAATCTGAACGTAGCGTTTGTCGGCGGTGGCAGCATGGCCACCGCACTGATCGGCGGTCTTGTGAAGGGCGGCCTTCCGCCCGAGTCCATCCACGTGGTGGACCCGGTTGCGGCGGCGCGGACGCACCTGGCCGACGCATTCGGCGTCAGCACGGCGGAGGCGCCCTGCAAGCGGCTCGGCCGGTGCGATATGGTCGTGTGGGCCGTGAAGCCCCAGCATCTCGCGGTGGCAGCCGTGCAAGCCGCGTCCTTCACCGCGAACGCCCTGCACGTGAGCGTCGCGGCCGGGGTAGACGTCGCCACCTTGCAGCGCTGGCTCGGCGCCGCGCGCGTCGTACGCGCGATGCCCAATACACCGGCGCTGATTGGCATGGGTATCACGGGATTGTTCGCCGCCGATGAGGTCAGCGCGAACGATCGGTCGCAGGTGGAAATGCTGGTGGCCTCCACGGGCCGCTTCGTCTGGGTGTCCGAAGAGCGGTTGATCGACGCCGTGACGGCAGTATCGGGTTCCGGTCCTGCCTACGTCTTCTACGTCATGGAAAGCATGGTGCGCGCCGGCGTCGAAATGGGCTTGTCGAACCAGCAGGCCGCTGAACTTGTGGGCGCGACGGTTGCGGGTGCCGCCGCGCTGGCGGCCCAGTCCAATGAGCCGCTCGAGTCCCTGCGCGCGCGCGTCACGTCACGGGGCGGCACGACCTTCGCGGCCATCGAGTCCCTCCAGTCCGCAGGCCTGCAACAGACCTTCATCGATGCCATGTGGGCGGCCAACCGCCGCGCCGCCGATCTGAGCGCACAGCAAGCGACGCGTCAGTAG
- a CDS encoding carbohydrate porin has protein sequence MSLRNLLHAVLLTCVLTGFCRMAESAEPEDPTASLEAVAPAEDHEKAKAEEQASVHGQTTYIRQFKPGFPADYSGPKSLSASPEHGYSWTATLSFGLRLWQGASVYFDPELLQGVAFSNSQGLGGLANAELAKAADANPTIYRARLFLRQEFGLGGGSEAVEPAIHKLAGQQDKRRIVLTAGNFSVLDVFNSLEYAHDPRTEFFNTSFASHASFDYPADARGYTWGAALEYIDDEWAVRLGRFLQPREPNGLQLDTRLLEHYGDMLELEHGYDISGQAGKIRVLVWRNHAHMGAFSDALALAARTGSPPDVGEVRREHAKVGVGVSLEQKIGEALGIYVRADWADDKTESYAFTEVGRSASAGGILHGGGWGLPMDGIGLAAAINGLSPEHRAYLAAGGLGGFLGDGQLRYGPEQVLEAFYSFRPVPHLYISPDIQFIRHPGYNRDRGPARVYGIRAHAQF, from the coding sequence ATGTCACTGCGAAACCTGCTCCACGCGGTCCTGCTGACATGCGTCCTGACGGGCTTCTGTCGCATGGCCGAGTCCGCGGAACCGGAAGACCCGACGGCGAGCCTCGAAGCGGTCGCCCCCGCGGAAGATCACGAGAAGGCCAAGGCAGAGGAGCAGGCGTCGGTACACGGGCAGACAACCTATATTCGTCAGTTCAAGCCCGGGTTTCCTGCTGACTACAGCGGCCCGAAGAGCTTGTCCGCCTCTCCCGAACATGGATACTCCTGGACCGCTACGCTAAGCTTCGGCCTGCGGTTGTGGCAAGGCGCGTCCGTCTATTTCGACCCAGAGCTGCTGCAGGGCGTCGCCTTCTCCAACTCCCAGGGCCTCGGTGGGCTGGCCAATGCCGAACTGGCCAAGGCCGCCGACGCGAATCCAACGATCTATCGCGCCCGCCTTTTCCTCCGGCAGGAGTTTGGGCTCGGCGGGGGCAGCGAGGCCGTCGAGCCCGCCATCCACAAGCTCGCAGGCCAGCAGGACAAACGGAGAATCGTGCTGACCGCCGGCAATTTCTCGGTGCTGGACGTGTTCAACAGCCTGGAGTATGCGCACGATCCCCGCACCGAATTCTTCAACACATCGTTTGCTTCTCACGCCTCGTTCGACTATCCGGCGGACGCGCGGGGCTACACGTGGGGCGCTGCGCTCGAGTACATCGACGACGAGTGGGCCGTGCGCCTCGGGCGCTTTCTCCAGCCGCGCGAGCCGAACGGCCTTCAGCTCGATACACGTCTCCTCGAACACTATGGCGACATGCTCGAACTCGAGCATGGGTACGACATTTCCGGGCAAGCGGGCAAGATTCGCGTGCTGGTGTGGAGAAATCACGCGCACATGGGCGCATTCTCCGATGCCCTCGCGCTCGCGGCACGCACCGGTAGCCCACCCGATGTCGGCGAGGTTCGGCGCGAGCACGCCAAGGTGGGCGTTGGGGTGAGTCTCGAACAGAAGATCGGCGAGGCATTGGGGATCTACGTCCGGGCGGACTGGGCCGACGACAAGACGGAGAGCTATGCATTTACCGAGGTGGGTAGAAGCGCTTCAGCAGGGGGCATCCTCCACGGCGGCGGATGGGGCCTGCCCATGGATGGCATCGGCCTTGCCGCAGCCATCAATGGCCTGTCGCCAGAGCATCGCGCCTATCTCGCGGCAGGCGGGCTGGGCGGGTTCCTCGGTGATGGCCAACTGCGATATGGGCCCGAACAGGTACTGGAAGCGTTCTACAGCTTCCGCCCGGTTCCGCATCTCTATATCAGCCCCGATATCCAGTTTATTCGGCATCCCGGCTACAACCGGGACCGCGGGCCGGCGCGGGTCTATGGCATACGCGCACACGCTCAGTTCTGA